CCTGGAGAGTAGAAGCTGAAAAAGTTGTTGTTATTTTACAGACTGGATCAGcaaggggagagcagaggctgcaggacCATCAGGtccttttttccagcttctttaTTTCCACAGCTCTTGTGCTCTGGTTATTTTGTACCCATTTGGGATGCACTCTGACCTCTCTTCCAGATTTTAGTTCGCAAACTTCCTGATGGCAGAGAACTCTGGGGGAGGATTGTTGAAACAGAAGCTTATCTGGGTGGGGAAGATGAAGCTTCCCACTCCAAAGGGGGGAAGCAAACTCTCCGAAACGCAGCGATGTTCATGGCCCCAGGAACCCTCTACGTGTATCAGATCTATgggatttatttctgtgttaatGTTTCCAGCCAAGGTAAGTTGAGGCTGAAAAAGTTTTAATGCTGAAAACGCTGGGGAAAACGAGGTCTGGGACATCCTAAGCTTAAGAATTAAGGAGCATTTGAGCTGCTGGGCTGTCTCGGAAGCACTTCCAGCTGTAACTTGTTGTTTTGCCACTCTCCTGGGGCAAGAAGTCTTCCTTCCAGGGTGGATGAATCCTACAGCacatcctggcagcagcacaatGAGCCTTCCCTAGGATTAAGATGTTGGGCTTCCCTCGCTtcagggaagaggggaaatgcCAGCCAAGCTTCTCTTTTGACTTTGCTGGGATTTGTTTCCCTGGGATTTGCCAAGGTGTGTGCATTGCTGCCAGATCTGAAAGAACAGCTTGTAAAATCAGGATCCCAGTGATGCTCTATCCAGGCCCAGGGTCACACCATGTGGACTCAGCTCTAGCTTTTGGATCCTAGACTGGGACTTTGAAGGAAGTGTTTCAGGAGCAGTGAGTCAGATGGGTGGAGAGAggaaattttcttctctcctgcagccAAGAGCTGTTTCCAAGAACGAGAGCTGGAGATgttccagggaaggagcagcaagCTGCACAGAGGGGGTATGGGGCTTCCCTATCATTTTATGATTTCTCACTGTTCAGGGAGAGAGTTGGCCTGAGCATCACTGTTAGATCCCAGTGTTTAATTCTGAATGCTGCTCGTTATATGGAGGAGGGAGATAACTCAGCACCTCTgcactgccactgctgctggcagcGAGTTGGATCAGTGTCAGGCAGATGCTGAGGCCAGAAAACACCTGAGAGGGAACTGCTGCAGGCTGTAGAGAGGATGGAAGGCAGGCTGAAGCACTCTGACAGGCAGGAGGTGAGCCAGAGGGATTCAGCTACTCTTTGgtagttaaaataaaacttctgaTGTCCAGGTATGCTCAGGAGGGCCTGAACACCAGCCCAGGTGTTCGGTTCAAGTCTAACCACGGTTGCCATTTGTATTTGTGATGGATGAATGCACATTTATGATTGCTCAGGATCCCTCAGTTGTTCCTGCTGAGTAAGGTGTCCTGGTGAGAGTGATGTTTCTCTGTGCCTGGATGAAAGAAGCAGATTTAGGACGTGGAGCATGTtcttaaaaatctaaaatgaCCCTTGAGCTCTAAACCACTGTAGTACAGGGAAGCAGCTTTTGGCTCCTGCCTCAGAGAAGGGAGTTCCTGGGAATACATCCTGGCAGCTGTTGGAAGGGAATCTGTTGACCCCCCCAGGCAGTACTGAGGGCAGTGGGGGGCTCTGAGCAGGTTCAGGGCAAGAGGCACACCTCAGCACAGCCAGAAATCAGGTCCTTGGTTGACAGGCTCAGTTAGGAGTGGAGAAGGGCAATTTAGTGTGGGATTTGTACAAACTGTGAGGGGGATTCTATTTTTGGAAATCTCAGGTCCTTAGGGATCTGTCAGTGCCTgcaaaaaaaagcctttgcCAGGCAGGAGCATGGCTCCAGATGTTTGAGGCTGGAAAGGGATTCTTGCAGAGAGGCACCAGGGAGCACACAGATGCTGGTGGGAAGGAATGCTGTGGGTGGGTGCAGCACAAGGGGTGCTGTGTGGGGCAGCACACAGACCCCTTTTCCAGCCTCTGTGCTCGCCCACTCAAGGTCATGGAAAGCTCTTCCTCACTGTCCCACTTGTGTTGCACATCCTCATCACAGCAAAATGTGCTCAGAGCTGCATCTTGGCTCAACCATCACCAAAACTGGGGAGGGCAGCTTGGTCACAACAGCACGGGGGGGCTGAAGTTATCtcaggctcctggcagggtGGCAGATCACAGCTAAGGGAAGGTGTCCTTGTCTTAGAAAGGTTTCTGCTGGAGGGATGCTTGCAGGGCACCAGAAATGGTgcagccctgtcctgccccaGGTTCCCATCTCAGGAGAGCTTCCCTGGCACAAGGGTTTGGCTTGTTCTCCCTTTGGCTCTGCAGGTACCACCTGGTACCACCTCCTGTCACACCTCCAGCTGGGTGTTGGAATTGGTGactcctgcagccagggctccctcagcacAGACAgtggctgctcccagggcacGGAGCTCCTTCCCTGGCTTCTCTTTGTCCAGATGAACTCCAAGCTGCCTCTTTCTGCTGGCAGCATCCAGACtcattcctcctctcctttgttAGCTGGAGTTCTTGTAATCAGAGTTCTTTATAAATCCACTGGGTTTGGGAGCAGCTTTGGATGGCTACGCCAAAGCTGAACCATATGTGTGTTTATTCCTGAACGTTCTGCTGTGCATAAAGAGAAACCTCCTGCCCTCTGGCAAGGCTCTGCCTTGGAGCAGCAGCTAGACTCAGGAATAGCAAGGAGTGGGGTTGAGAAAGAGCAAGCCCTGAGTGATGAGTGAAGGACCCAAAGCTCTGGGACGTTCAGAAGGGCACTGAGGAGCAGGGTCAGGGCTGAATCCAGAGCCTGGCACTGtagaggaggtggctgctggctgcagtgctgctgctgagataGTGCTGATGAGCTGCCCTGTACTAACACGTGGTTCTTGTTCTGCaccaggggaaggggctgcagtgTTGCTTCGCTCTCTGGAACCTCTTGAGGGTTTGGAAGCCATGAGAGAGCTGCGCAGTGCCTCCAGGAAAGGCCCCAGGAAGCCTCTGAAGGATGGGCAGCTCTGCAATGGGCCCTCCAAGCTCTGCCAAGCCTTTGGCATTGACAAGGCTTTTGACCAGAGGGACCTGGCTGAAGATGCAGCCATCTGGATGGTGCCTGGCCACGACCTCCCCGGGGAGCAAGATGTGGTGGCCACGACAAGGATTGGGATTGGCAACAGGGGAGAGTGGTCCCAGAAACCACTCAGGTTTTACTTACGAGGCAACAAATTTGTGAGTGTTGTAGACAagaagatggagagagagaTGGGAGCATCAGGACACTTCTCTTGTGCTCCACATGACAGCCTTGAGCTGTGTGAGGGCAGCAGCTAGGGCAGACAGAGGCTCAGAGgtttttaataataaatgttCTTTATCACAATGAACGGGGCAAGGTGGAATTTTATTTCTGGATCagactggcacaggtttccaAGTCAGACCTGAGGTGGGGTTTGGATGCTGAAGGCCACTTTCTGCCTTGTGAAAGGATTCAGGCTCAGTGAAGGTGGAGGAGTGGGGCAGGTTCCCAGCTCTgatgtgctgtgctgctcccatCAGCCCTGGTCcccagaggaggctgtggtttggctgctgcagggctgggagctggccTGGATCAGCCTGGAAGAGGTAAAGGAGTCATCTTAATGTTGTCTACACCCACCTAGTGGGAGGGTGTAGggaagacagagccaggcttttgtcagacaggatgagaggcaatgggcacaagccAGAAAACAGGAAATTCTCATTAGCtgtatggaaaatattttcaccatgagggtggtcaaacactgtAACAGAggcctggagaagctgtgggatctctgtctctggagacattcagaccTCCACTGGACAGACTCCTGAAGGATCTCATCTAACACATTTTCTT
The sequence above is a segment of the Heliangelus exortis chromosome 17, bHelExo1.hap1, whole genome shotgun sequence genome. Coding sequences within it:
- the MPG gene encoding DNA-3-methyladenine glycosylase; its protein translation is MPRKRKLLAQLSALQSNSSFPPLNALEKLSCTPDGDSSPKNSKYFATEKKNSSRLEADFFNQPCISLAKSFLGQILVRKLPDGRELWGRIVETEAYLGGEDEASHSKGGKQTLRNAAMFMAPGTLYVYQIYGIYFCVNVSSQGEGAAVLLRSLEPLEGLEAMRELRSASRKGPRKPLKDGQLCNGPSKLCQAFGIDKAFDQRDLAEDAAIWMVPGHDLPGEQDVVATTRIGIGNRGEWSQKPLRFYLRGNKFVSVVDKKMEREMGASGHFSCAPHDSLELCEGSS